A window of Cellulomonas fimi contains these coding sequences:
- a CDS encoding carbohydrate ABC transporter permease has protein sequence MTLTAEVTTPPAAPAPPPGTARKRRKAAETRAGYAFLTPWLLGFFLLTAGPMLASLYLAFTNYNLFAPPEFTGLENFRLLFKDPSYLKAWQVTATYVIFGTPIKLIAALAVAMLLNNRRRGKGFYRSSFYMPSLVGASVSIAIVWKAMFIDDGIVDQIGQIFGAPAGGWVGDPNRTMPMLILLTVWQFGAPMVIFLAGLKQIPNELYEAASVDGAGPVRKFRNITLPMLSPVIFFNLLLETIHAFQIFASAFIISNGTGGPARSTLFYTLYLYQRGFQDFRMGYAAAMAWVLVVVIGLITVLFFRSSKFWVHYSGEGK, from the coding sequence GTGACCCTCACCGCCGAGGTGACCACGCCTCCCGCCGCCCCCGCGCCGCCGCCGGGCACCGCGCGCAAGCGCCGCAAGGCCGCCGAGACCCGCGCCGGGTACGCCTTCCTCACGCCGTGGCTGCTGGGGTTCTTCCTCCTCACCGCCGGCCCGATGCTCGCGTCGCTGTACCTCGCGTTCACGAACTACAACCTGTTCGCGCCGCCCGAGTTCACCGGCCTCGAGAACTTCCGGCTCCTGTTCAAGGACCCGAGCTACCTCAAGGCGTGGCAGGTCACCGCGACCTACGTGATCTTCGGGACGCCGATCAAGCTGATCGCCGCGCTCGCGGTCGCGATGCTGCTGAACAACCGGCGCCGCGGCAAGGGCTTCTACCGGTCGTCGTTCTACATGCCGTCGCTCGTCGGCGCGTCCGTGTCGATCGCCATCGTCTGGAAGGCGATGTTCATCGACGACGGCATCGTCGACCAGATCGGCCAGATCTTCGGCGCCCCCGCGGGCGGCTGGGTCGGCGACCCCAACCGCACCATGCCGATGCTCATCCTGCTGACCGTGTGGCAGTTCGGTGCGCCGATGGTCATCTTCCTCGCCGGACTCAAGCAGATCCCGAACGAGCTCTACGAGGCCGCGTCCGTCGACGGTGCCGGCCCGGTGCGCAAGTTCCGGAACATCACGCTGCCGATGCTCTCGCCGGTCATCTTCTTCAACCTGCTGCTCGAGACGATCCACGCGTTCCAGATCTTCGCGTCCGCGTTCATCATCTCGAACGGCACCGGCGGGCCCGCGCGGTCCACGCTCTTCTACACGCTGTACCTCTACCAGCGCGGTTTCCAGGACTTCCGGATGGGTTACGCCGCGGCGATGGCCTGGGTCCTCGTCGTCGTCATCGGCCTCATCACCGTGCTCTTCTTCCGCAGCTCGAAGTTCTGGGTGCACTACTCCGGGGAGGGCAAGTGA
- a CDS encoding ABC transporter substrate-binding protein: MKRSLWKITAVAAVAALSLTACASGSGDDEDAAPSANPTDPVTINFTWWGNDDRAARYQEALDLFKEQYPYITVQTSFAAFPDYWTQRSTEAAGRKLPDVMQFDLSYLREFNQNGQLLDLAEFVDDGTIDLSGYDETLTESGVLDGKTIGIPTSTNTFAMFQNPAVIAATGAEFPDDAEYTWEDYNEFIADASSAGAKTADGYALYGAVDYTGTFWFFIQWLLQKGITPFEDDGTFGFDEDDVVEFLDLTADLRADKLVYPIDRGTSLLPKGGFTVNESATEMSWDNFLAAYVADSGTQDIALAQIPSVEPGEKHLFFKPSMLLSAGANTEHPEAAATLINFLLTDPEVGRIFGTSKGVPADEEQRAAVETEEGSVDARVIAYEEAVTEQVTESTPIPVKGFGTIEAKWKTLGEELAYGTITPDDFASQWFSEAELATS; the protein is encoded by the coding sequence ATGAAGCGATCCCTCTGGAAGATCACCGCCGTCGCGGCGGTCGCTGCACTCTCCCTCACCGCCTGCGCCTCCGGCTCGGGTGACGACGAGGACGCCGCCCCCAGCGCCAACCCGACCGACCCCGTCACGATCAACTTCACGTGGTGGGGCAACGACGACCGGGCCGCGCGCTACCAGGAGGCCCTCGACCTGTTCAAGGAGCAGTACCCGTACATCACGGTGCAGACGAGCTTCGCCGCGTTCCCCGACTACTGGACGCAGCGCTCGACCGAGGCCGCGGGCCGCAAGCTCCCCGACGTCATGCAGTTCGACCTGTCCTACCTGCGCGAGTTCAACCAGAACGGCCAGCTCCTCGACCTCGCCGAGTTCGTCGACGACGGCACGATCGACCTGTCGGGCTACGACGAGACCCTCACGGAGTCCGGCGTCCTCGACGGCAAGACGATCGGCATCCCGACGTCCACCAACACGTTCGCGATGTTCCAGAACCCGGCCGTCATCGCCGCGACCGGCGCCGAGTTCCCGGACGACGCGGAGTACACGTGGGAGGACTACAACGAGTTCATCGCCGACGCGTCGTCGGCCGGCGCCAAGACCGCCGACGGCTACGCCCTCTACGGCGCGGTCGACTACACCGGCACGTTCTGGTTCTTCATCCAGTGGCTGCTGCAGAAGGGCATCACCCCGTTCGAGGACGACGGCACGTTCGGCTTCGACGAGGACGACGTCGTCGAGTTCCTCGACCTGACGGCCGACCTGCGCGCCGACAAGCTCGTCTACCCGATCGACCGCGGCACGTCCCTGCTGCCCAAGGGCGGCTTCACGGTCAACGAGTCCGCGACCGAGATGAGCTGGGACAACTTCCTGGCCGCCTACGTCGCCGACTCCGGCACGCAGGACATCGCGCTCGCGCAGATCCCGTCGGTCGAGCCCGGTGAGAAGCACCTGTTCTTCAAGCCGTCGATGCTGCTGTCGGCCGGCGCGAACACCGAGCACCCCGAGGCCGCGGCCACGCTCATCAACTTCCTCCTCACCGACCCCGAGGTCGGCAGGATCTTCGGCACCTCGAAGGGCGTCCCCGCCGACGAGGAGCAGCGCGCCGCGGTCGAGACCGAGGAGGGCAGCGTCGACGCCCGTGTCATCGCGTACGAGGAGGCCGTGACCGAGCAGGTCACCGAGTCGACCCCGATCCCGGTCAAGGGCTTCGGCACCATCGAGGCCAAGTGGAAGACGCTGGGCGAGGAGCTCGCCTACGGCACCATCACGCCGGACGACTTCGCGTCGCAGTGGTTCTCCGAGGCGGAGCTCGCCACCTCCTGA
- a CDS encoding MFS transporter, whose protein sequence is MSLVNFRLLLGAQLLGGTGMWMVRMSTDWLVLELTGSSAAVGVLVALQFLPMLVVGPFGGLLADRYDKRRLVEVAQVANALLAAVLAVLTLTGAVAVWHLYVVAVLLGVVASVDQPSRQVLVSEIVGDRGLQKAVSTMNAIGQAGGLLGPAAAGYVIAHWGEGWAFTVNGVVALCVVAVVASMRARELRPAPRVPRARGQVREGIRYVLDRPRLAWVIVLAGLMGALGMNGPVVLTAFAQDVWHTGAAGFGLYNAVSAAGAFVGVVLGGRYLRLRTRNVVVASGLFAVTEALAALSPTHAVFLVMLAVVGGATLLFLMAANTLVQLTADQPVRGRVLALYSPLLLGGHALGGLLQGWLTEWLGVRAGLVITGALALVATAFVATALAQVGRLRPALRRHPWPFAIVPRDAPSP, encoded by the coding sequence CTGTCCCTCGTCAACTTCCGGCTCCTCCTCGGCGCCCAGCTGCTGGGCGGCACCGGCATGTGGATGGTCCGCATGTCGACCGACTGGCTCGTCCTCGAGCTCACCGGCTCGTCGGCGGCGGTCGGCGTGCTCGTCGCGCTCCAGTTCCTGCCGATGCTCGTCGTCGGGCCGTTCGGCGGGCTGCTCGCCGACCGGTACGACAAGCGTCGCCTCGTCGAGGTCGCGCAGGTCGCCAACGCCTTGCTGGCCGCGGTCCTCGCCGTCCTCACGCTCACCGGCGCCGTCGCCGTCTGGCACCTGTACGTCGTCGCGGTGCTGCTCGGCGTCGTCGCGTCCGTCGACCAGCCGTCCCGCCAGGTCCTCGTCAGCGAGATCGTCGGCGACCGGGGCCTGCAGAAGGCCGTCAGCACCATGAACGCGATCGGCCAGGCCGGCGGGCTGCTCGGACCGGCCGCCGCCGGGTACGTCATCGCGCACTGGGGCGAGGGCTGGGCGTTCACCGTGAACGGTGTGGTCGCGCTGTGCGTCGTCGCGGTCGTCGCGTCGATGCGCGCCCGTGAGCTGCGCCCCGCACCGCGCGTCCCCCGCGCCCGCGGTCAGGTGCGCGAGGGCATCCGGTACGTGCTCGACCGGCCGCGGCTCGCGTGGGTCATCGTGCTCGCCGGGCTCATGGGGGCGCTCGGCATGAACGGGCCCGTCGTCCTCACCGCGTTCGCGCAGGACGTCTGGCACACCGGCGCCGCCGGGTTCGGGCTCTACAACGCGGTCAGCGCCGCCGGGGCGTTCGTCGGCGTCGTGCTCGGCGGGCGGTACCTGCGGCTGCGGACCCGCAACGTCGTCGTCGCGTCCGGGCTGTTCGCCGTCACCGAGGCGCTCGCCGCGCTGTCCCCCACGCACGCCGTCTTCCTCGTCATGCTCGCCGTCGTCGGTGGCGCGACGCTGCTGTTCCTCATGGCGGCGAACACCCTCGTCCAGCTCACCGCCGACCAGCCGGTCCGTGGCCGCGTGCTCGCGCTCTACTCACCGCTGCTGCTCGGCGGGCACGCGCTCGGCGGGCTGCTGCAGGGCTGGCTCACCGAGTGGCTCGGTGTGCGCGCGGGCCTCGTCATCACCGGGGCGCTCGCCCTCGTCGCGACGGCGTTCGTCGCCACGGCGCTCGCCCAGGTCGGCCGCCTCCGCCCGGCCCTCCGCCGCCACCCGTGGCCGTTCGCGATCGTCCCCCGCGACGCCCCCTCCCCCTGA
- a CDS encoding alpha-hydroxy acid oxidase, with translation MTERQIPSWSELKPLLRPKPITLNATDRRLADALTIADLRSVARRRTPRSVFDYTDGAAEAEISLRRARSLFRNLEFQPSILHDVSGVDTTTDFLGKPSAQPFAFAPTGFTRMMHHEGERAVVRVAERRDIPYALSTMGTTSIEDVAAAAPDARKWFQLYVWKDRSAGEDLMARAKAAGFEALMLTVDVPVAGARLRDARNGFSIPPALTVKTVLDAATHPAWWLNLLTTEPLTFASLSTWDGTVAELLDKLFDPTMTIADLEWLRASWDGPLIIKGIQTVDDARRVTDAGADAIVLSNHGGRQLDRAPVPLRLLPDVAEAVGDRTEVWVDTGVMSGADVVASLALGARAALVGRAYLYGLMAGGERGVDRAAEILSREVRRTMALLGVASVGELGPQHVRLP, from the coding sequence GTGACCGAACGCCAGATCCCGTCGTGGTCCGAGCTCAAGCCGCTGCTGCGGCCCAAGCCGATCACGCTCAACGCGACCGACCGGCGCCTGGCCGACGCCCTCACCATCGCCGACCTGCGCTCGGTCGCGCGCCGGCGCACCCCGCGGTCCGTCTTCGACTACACCGACGGCGCCGCCGAGGCCGAGATCAGCCTGCGCCGCGCGCGGTCGCTGTTCCGCAACCTGGAGTTCCAGCCGTCGATCCTGCACGACGTGTCGGGCGTCGACACGACCACCGACTTCCTCGGCAAGCCGTCCGCGCAGCCGTTCGCGTTCGCGCCCACGGGCTTCACGCGGATGATGCACCACGAGGGCGAGCGGGCCGTGGTCCGCGTCGCCGAGCGCCGCGACATCCCCTACGCGCTGTCCACGATGGGCACGACGTCGATCGAGGACGTCGCCGCCGCCGCACCCGACGCGCGCAAGTGGTTCCAGCTCTACGTCTGGAAGGACCGCTCCGCGGGCGAGGACCTCATGGCCCGCGCCAAGGCCGCCGGGTTCGAGGCACTCATGCTCACCGTCGACGTGCCCGTCGCCGGCGCGCGGCTGCGCGACGCCCGCAACGGGTTCTCCATCCCGCCCGCGCTCACCGTCAAGACCGTCCTCGACGCCGCGACGCACCCCGCGTGGTGGCTGAACCTGCTGACGACCGAGCCGCTGACCTTCGCGTCCCTGTCCACGTGGGACGGCACCGTCGCCGAGCTGCTCGACAAGCTCTTCGACCCGACCATGACGATCGCCGACCTCGAGTGGCTGCGCGCCTCGTGGGACGGGCCGCTCATCATCAAGGGCATCCAGACCGTCGACGACGCGCGCCGCGTCACCGACGCCGGGGCCGACGCGATCGTCCTGTCCAACCACGGCGGGCGGCAGCTCGACCGCGCACCCGTCCCGCTGCGGCTGCTGCCCGACGTCGCCGAGGCCGTCGGCGACCGCACCGAGGTCTGGGTCGACACCGGCGTCATGTCCGGCGCCGACGTCGTCGCGTCGCTCGCCCTCGGCGCACGGGCCGCGCTCGTCGGCCGCGCCTACCTCTACGGCCTCATGGCCGGTGGCGAGCGCGGCGTCGACCGTGCCGCCGAGATCCTCTCCCGCGAGGTGCGCCGGACGATGGCCCTGCTCGGCGTCGCGTCCGTCGGCGAGCTCGGCCCGCAGCACGTGCGCCTGCCCTGA
- a CDS encoding carbohydrate ABC transporter permease, with translation MRRQHRTRERVKGVGFHALVLAIVAVILYPAVWMLSSSFKPSSDIVGNVSLVPDAATFANFAKALDGIGGVSFWTFFTNSLILAVGSVVGITLSCSVSAYAFARIEFPGRNVFFALMIGTLLLPFHVVIIPQYIVFSRLDLVDTFVPLLIGKFLAAEAFFVFLMVQFMRNLPRELDEAARIDGAGHVRIFTSIMLPLMKPALVTSSIFAFIWSWNDFFGPLLYLKDPDLATMPLALRLYVDQTTTSDYGAQMAMAVLALVPVLLFFLLFQRYLVEGVATQGLKG, from the coding sequence CTGCGCCGTCAGCACCGCACGCGCGAGCGCGTCAAGGGCGTCGGCTTCCACGCCCTCGTGCTCGCGATCGTCGCGGTCATCCTGTACCCCGCCGTCTGGATGCTGTCCTCGTCGTTCAAGCCGAGCAGCGACATCGTCGGCAACGTCAGCCTGGTCCCCGACGCGGCGACGTTCGCGAACTTCGCGAAGGCGCTCGACGGCATCGGTGGCGTCTCGTTCTGGACGTTCTTCACCAACTCGCTGATCCTCGCGGTCGGCTCGGTCGTCGGGATCACGCTGTCGTGCTCGGTGTCCGCCTACGCGTTCGCGCGGATCGAGTTCCCGGGCCGGAACGTGTTCTTCGCGCTCATGATCGGCACGCTCCTGCTGCCGTTCCACGTCGTGATCATCCCGCAGTACATCGTGTTCTCCCGGCTCGACCTGGTCGACACGTTCGTCCCGCTGCTCATCGGCAAGTTCCTCGCGGCCGAGGCGTTCTTCGTGTTCCTCATGGTGCAGTTCATGCGGAACCTGCCACGCGAGCTCGACGAGGCCGCGCGCATCGACGGCGCGGGGCACGTCCGGATCTTCACGTCGATCATGCTGCCGCTCATGAAGCCCGCCCTCGTGACGAGCTCGATCTTCGCGTTCATCTGGTCGTGGAACGACTTCTTCGGTCCGCTGCTCTACCTCAAGGACCCCGACCTGGCGACGATGCCGCTCGCCCTGCGGCTCTACGTCGACCAGACCACGACGTCCGACTACGGCGCGCAGATGGCGATGGCCGTCCTCGCGCTCGTGCCCGTGCTGCTGTTCTTCCTCCTGTTCCAGCGGTACCTCGTCGAGGGCGTCGCGACGCAGGGCCTCAAGGGCTGA
- a CDS encoding NADP-dependent oxidoreductase, which translates to MRAITYSRYGGADVLELTEQPTPKVGADTVLVRVRAASVNPVDWKVRQGYLDPIMDVHFPVVPGWDVAGVVEKVGLDTPEYRVGDEVFGYVRKDWVHGGTFAEYVSAPVRTLAPKPSSLSFEEAAAVPLAGLTAYQSIQRSGVSAGQTVLVHAAAGGVGGFAVQIARALGATVVGTASESNHEYLRGLGAEPVTYGDGLVERVRAVAPDGVDVVLDYGSPDAVETAPSLLRDGGTIASIVDAKARDELGGHYVWVRPDSADLAALGALIDDGKVRVEVAQVFDLADAAAAHEASASGHVRGKVVVRV; encoded by the coding sequence ATGCGTGCGATCACCTACTCCCGCTACGGCGGCGCCGACGTCCTCGAGCTCACCGAGCAGCCGACCCCCAAGGTCGGCGCCGACACCGTGCTGGTCCGCGTGCGGGCCGCGTCGGTCAACCCGGTCGACTGGAAGGTCCGGCAGGGGTACCTCGACCCGATCATGGACGTGCACTTCCCGGTCGTGCCGGGCTGGGACGTCGCGGGCGTCGTCGAGAAGGTCGGCCTCGACACCCCGGAGTACCGGGTCGGCGACGAGGTGTTCGGGTACGTCCGCAAGGACTGGGTGCACGGCGGGACCTTCGCCGAGTACGTGTCCGCGCCGGTCCGGACGCTCGCGCCCAAGCCGTCGAGCCTGTCGTTCGAGGAGGCCGCCGCGGTCCCGCTCGCCGGGCTCACGGCGTACCAGTCGATCCAGCGCAGCGGTGTGTCCGCCGGTCAGACGGTGCTCGTGCACGCCGCGGCGGGTGGCGTCGGCGGGTTCGCCGTGCAGATCGCCCGCGCGCTCGGCGCGACCGTCGTCGGCACCGCGTCGGAGTCGAACCACGAGTACCTGCGCGGTCTCGGCGCCGAGCCGGTGACGTACGGCGACGGGCTCGTCGAGCGGGTCCGTGCGGTCGCCCCCGACGGTGTCGACGTGGTCCTGGACTACGGCAGCCCGGACGCGGTCGAGACGGCACCGTCGCTGCTGCGGGACGGCGGCACGATCGCGTCGATCGTCGATGCCAAGGCCCGCGACGAGCTCGGCGGCCACTACGTGTGGGTCCGCCCCGACTCCGCGGACCTCGCGGCGCTGGGCGCGCTGATCGACGATGGCAAGGTCCGCGTCGAGGTCGCGCAGGTGTTCGACCTGGCCGACGCCGCCGCGGCGCACGAGGCGAGCGCGTCGGGCCACGTCCGCGGCAAGGTCGTCGTCCGCGTCTGA